Part of the Candidatus Micrarchaeia archaeon genome is shown below.
AACAGCGCCTTTGCCCAGGACGGGAATACAGGGAGCAGGAGCGCGAGCGAGGTGAGCACGTACACATCTGCTTCCCCGACGTAGCCGAGCTTGTACGAGAGGTAGCCCGCGCCGAATATTAACGCCGCGGCCGCAATGCCGTATACGAACACTTCAGGCTGGAAATAAACCAGGTTGGCCAGGAGTGCGAGCGCGAGGAACGCGTAGAGCACCCTGTCTGGCACCGTGCGGTTGTTGCGCAAATCGTAAAACGCGGCAGCTGCTGTGCCTGCGAGCGCGATTGCCACGCGCACGGCTTCCCCGGACAGCTCTATTCTCTGAAGCAGGAACGACTCGAACATATCCTTCACCTGAACTTCTCATCCCATGACATCGTCAAGGAAATCATCATGTATCTGTGCCACCAAAAGCTTTATACACTTCGCATCCTTGCCGGTTGCTTCGCCCACGCTCGGCCTTGTCCTGCCCGCGTCCCCGTTCACGAACTCCTTTATGTAGGTCCCTGCCTCGGCGAGGATGAGGAGGCGCAGCGGAGCTTCGGAAAGCAGGCGCAGCCCGAGTATTTTCCTCCTGCGCACCAGGTCGCTGCGCCTGTGCGCCACCCGCTTCGGGGTGCGCTGGCTGAGTACTGCGCCCTCAAGTGCGAGAATTTTCCCCAAGTCCGCGGGTTCGAAGCCCTTGATTTCAATCTCGGCCTCGTAGGCCTTGTCGAAATGGGAATCCGAGACGAGCGCGACTTCGGAGTTGCTTGCGTATTGCAGCCCGGAAATTTCCACTGCGCCTCCGGAGTTCGCTTTTCCTGCCAGGAGCGCGAGGTCCAGCTTCCCTTCCTGCGGCTTGCGCAGCTCAAGAACGAACGGCCTTCCTGCGAGGTTGAGCACGTCCACGTCCTCGCGCCCTGAAGCGTGCAGCTCAACGTCTTTGGCGCCATAGATGTCTTTCGCCGCCTGCGCGAGGAGCGCCTCCACCGAATCGTACCTCACTCCCTTGAAATCGCACTCCTTGCAGCCTTTTCCTGAACAGGATGAGCATGTCCACACGCTCTGCGCCAGGACCGGGCTGAGCTTCTTGTACCTGCCGAAGATGAACAAGTCGGAACGTTCGGCGCGCACGCCCATGCGCGAGAAATTGAACACTATCCGTCCATCAGCGTTCGCGAAATTGTATTCCAAACCAGTGGCTTTTTCGATGCGCCCTGCGAGGGCGCTGTTGAGCCAGCTCTTTATGCTGACGCCCAACCCTAGGTCCCATACCTCTTCCTCCCTGGCCAGCATGTCTGGCGGGATTTCCGAGCTTATCGCGAATTTTTTCCAGTCCTGCGGAATCAGCACGAGCGCTTTCCCGACCATTTCATCTACCATTGAGCTCGCGCCCCTGCACAGGTAGCATTCGGAATCCGCGCACCGCTGGAGTCCGGCGCGGTTGCGCTCCATGCATCTGCCGCAGAGGCGAATCATGAGGACATTTGCATCCCAACATAATAAAAAACTATATAAACCGGGCCCAGGGAATCGTATCTGTGAGCTCTGCCGGCTTCAGCCCGCGGAGCCAGGGTGATAGAAATGGAAGGCAAAAAAACAGCGTTCATATTCGCCGCGATTTTTCTTGCAGGGATGGCGCTGCTCTACTCCTTAGGGGGGGCGCAGGCGCAGGGCGAGAAGCTGGTCCTGTACAACAGCTTCGGGTATTACGAGCAGGACGTGAAGCTGCTCGGCAATTCAGCGAGCTACGGCTTCGAGCTCCCGTACGGGGTGGAGCGGGACTCTGTGAAGCTCAGGGTGGTTAACGGGTATGTTGTGAGCCAGTACATACAAGAGGCCAATTATACGGGCCAGGAGCAGCTGCTGGCTTCATATGTTGGAAAAGAGGTTTCGGTATACGATTCCAACGGGAAGGAGATAAAGGGGAGGCTGCTCAAGTACGACGGAAGGGCGTACGTGCAGACTTCGGAGGGGCTTTTCGTGATAACCCCTTCGTATTCCATGC
Proteins encoded:
- a CDS encoding prepilin peptidase, translating into MFESFLLQRIELSGEAVRVAIALAGTAAAAFYDLRNNRTVPDRVLYAFLALALLANLVYFQPEVFVYGIAAAALIFGAGYLSYKLGYVGEADVYVLTSLALLLPVFPSWAKAL
- a CDS encoding tRNA pseudouridine(54/55) synthase Pus10: MIRLCGRCMERNRAGLQRCADSECYLCRGASSMVDEMVGKALVLIPQDWKKFAISSEIPPDMLAREEEVWDLGLGVSIKSWLNSALAGRIEKATGLEYNFANADGRIVFNFSRMGVRAERSDLFIFGRYKKLSPVLAQSVWTCSSCSGKGCKECDFKGVRYDSVEALLAQAAKDIYGAKDVELHASGREDVDVLNLAGRPFVLELRKPQEGKLDLALLAGKANSGGAVEISGLQYASNSEVALVSDSHFDKAYEAEIEIKGFEPADLGKILALEGAVLSQRTPKRVAHRRSDLVRRRKILGLRLLSEAPLRLLILAEAGTYIKEFVNGDAGRTRPSVGEATGKDAKCIKLLVAQIHDDFLDDVMG